One Nicotiana tomentosiformis chromosome 1, ASM39032v3, whole genome shotgun sequence genomic window, aagaaaaggaattatAAAAAACATACAAGTAATTATTCAATCAATTAAAATGCTGAATATTCTTTGTGTTGAACTGTGTCAAGGAGATCGCATTTTTCGATAACGGGTGACGGTAAGACTCTAACTCAGGACCTGCTCTAATATCGTATTGAAATGTATAACCATATaacgttaaaaaaaaaaaactaaatttttaGAAAGAGGATACTTTTCTTTATTTAAAGAGAAAACTACCCGGCTGAGtacttttacaaaaatatttaggAAAATAACATCACTCTATTATGCACATAATTAATAACCAAACAACATGCACAATTACGAAATATTTGTTATTTAGTTGCCATAATTGTAAAATACTTACTGCTACTAGGTTTTTGAAATCTTTTATTAAATATTGCCTATTTATGTATTTTCCCTTATCTATTCAACGGTTCGTCTTTTATTACTTTGAAGTGCCGTTAAAGTGAAAGCTTAATATTTTTTCCAAAGAAGTTAGTAAATGAAAAATTTACTAAAAACAACTAGTTGCTTGAACAAGTAAAAACAGAATAAAGAAGTTATACATACCTGTTAGCTAAAAGAGCCCAAATGAGACCAAGAAAACAAGCATATGAATTGGGATTCTTAGCAAGTTTAATAGAAACAACCTTAATCAAAGGCCTAAAAGCCAGACCATTATTAGTATTATTCCTCACTGGAGTAACACTTGTATTATTTCCTTCCAAATCACTAATACTTCCCAATTCAACAGAATTACCATTAGAAGCACCATTAATTACACCATTAGAATCACTATTATTCATCTTTGTTTTCCAAAATTCAAGtgcaaatagcaatgaagtaagCCATAACAAAGCTTGAATAACAGCTGCTTGAATTACAATATCAACCCCTAATTTCCCATACATGGCTTTCATCAATGGAACACCAACAACAAGTGTGTTATTCAAAGTGGACAAAGAAAAAGTTGTTATGGACCAAGAAAAGTTTCCTTTTTTGTAAAAGTTAGCCCATAAGACGAGAATTACAATCAGTAAGACTTTGGAAATTACGTCTCCGGTTAAAAAGAGGCCGTTGACGTTGTAAGGATCGAAATTAGCTATGAACTCAAAATTGAAAAATGGGAGGATGAAGAAGCAATTGAATCTGTTAATTGCATCACATTGTTCTGACTTGAACATATGCCACCATTTTACAGAACCATAGCCTAAAATAAGTGCTACATAGAGTGGCACCATGGCCGTCACCACCTTATATATATCTTCCCACCCTATCATGTTTTAATATGTGAAGGTTTTGTGATTTTGTAAATATATGTTGGTTGTTATTGGTGGGTGTTTTCATGGGaatatatagagagagaaaagTTTGGAGTTTTTAACTCAAATGATCCCTTAGGTTTGAAGTAAGTATATTTGTGTTCCTATTTTATCACCCCGAACACATATGGTGCTTTAAATTTGTAAAAACTAAACACTTTTAGTCCAACTGAGGAACATTCAAACGGACGCTGAAAACTAGCAAAAATGTCACATGATTAAGAGGGTGTATGAATTGCTTATTTTAAGCActttttttagtttttgtaaTGTTTGTCAATGATAAAAAGTATTTTAAAACACTTA contains:
- the LOC104084825 gene encoding auxin efflux carrier component 5-like produces the protein MIGWEDIYKVVTAMVPLYVALILGYGSVKWWHMFKSEQCDAINRFNCFFILPFFNFEFIANFDPYNVNGLFLTGDVISKVLLIVILVLWANFYKKGNFSWSITTFSLSTLNNTLVVGVPLMKAMYGKLGVDIVIQAAVIQALLWLTSLLFALEFWKTKMNNSDSNGVINGASNGNSVELGSISDLEGNNTSVTPVRNNTNNGLAFRPLIKVVSIKLAKNPNSYACFLGLIWALLANRWNFEMPSIIEGPILIMSKAGSGVAMFSMGLFMALQGKIIACGTALTIYAMILRFVVGPATMAFGCVVLGLHGNVLRVAIIQSALPQAVTSFVYAQEYGLHADVLSTAVIVGTIISLPLLIAYYAVLDIMH